A genomic region of Arachis stenosperma cultivar V10309 chromosome 9, arast.V10309.gnm1.PFL2, whole genome shotgun sequence contains the following coding sequences:
- the LOC130950115 gene encoding uncharacterized mitochondrial protein AtMg00820-like — protein MGLLKESINICSKSPEQSCKSLVFHIATGTWQRTFSVSIASSVEPKHYEKAVTESCWRDAISAELEALNTNKTWVITSLPPSKKPIGCKWVFKLKLKPDGSIERHKARLVAKGYNQRQGFDFFDTYSPIAKMTTLKILLALAVVKG, from the exons ATGGGATTGTtgaaagaaagcatcaacattTGCTCCAAGTCACCAGAGCAATCTTGTAAGAGTCTTGTCTTCCACATCGCTACTGGGACTTGGCAGCG AACTTTTTCTGTGAGTATTGCATCATCCGTTGAGCCAAAACATTATGAAAAAGCTGTGACCGAATCTTGTTGGAGGGATGCTATTTCAGCTGAGCTGGAAGCCTTGAATACAAATAAGACTTGGGTGATCACTTCTTTACCTCCAAGCAAGAAACCAATAGGTTGTAAATGGGTCTTCAAATTGAAATTGAAACCCGATGGCAGCATTGAGAGACATAAAGCGAGGCTCGTAGCAAAAGGGTACAATCAAAGACAAGGATTTGACTTCTTTGATACTTACAGCCCGATTGCAAAAATGACTACACTCAAGATTCTCTTAGCCTTAGCAGTAGTAAAGGGTTGA